One genomic segment of Mus pahari chromosome 4, PAHARI_EIJ_v1.1, whole genome shotgun sequence includes these proteins:
- the LOC110320657 gene encoding Fc receptor-like protein 1 isoform X2, whose product MPPWFLLLICALPCEPAGISDVSLKTRPPGGWVMEGNKLVLICSVDRVNGNITYLWYRGALGFHLETKTQPALTAEFEISEMKQSDADQYYCAANDGQGPVPSELVSIHVRVPVSRPVLTFGDSGTQAVLGDLVELHCKAPRGSPPIFYQFYHESTILGNSSAPSGGGASFNFSLTAEHSGNFSCEASNGEGAQRSEVVALNLTGLSLVPTENGISHLSLGLTGWLAGCLGPITMALIFCYWIKRKIGRQSEDPLRSPPQTVLQEPTYPNLPDPRQPEPLYENVNVVSGDDVYSLVYHTQQVLEPAAAQHVRTHGASETYPPSSLLWSFQVSSGIYSKPRINIGYMDYEDTM is encoded by the exons GAATCTCTGATGTGAGCTTGAAGACACGGCCCCCAGGAGGATGGGTGATGGAGGGAAACAAGCTGGTCCTCATCTGCTCGGTTGATAGAGTCAATGGGAATATAACTTACCTCTGGTACAGAGGGGCCCTGGGTTTCCATCTGGAAACAAAGACACAGCCTGCACTAACAGCAGAGTTTGAGATCAGTGAAATGAAGCAGAGCGATGCTGATCAGTATTACTGTGCGGCTAACGATGGCCAAGGCCCTGTCCCCAGTGAGCTGGTGAGCATTCACGTCAGAG TTCCAGTGTCTCGCCCTGTCCTGACGTTTGGGGACTCTGGAACCCAGGCTGTGCTAGGGGACCTAGTAGAGCTTCACTGTAAGGCCCCAAGAGGCTCACCCCCAATCTTCTACCAGTTTTATCATGAAAGCACCATTCTGGGGAACAGTTCAGCCCCCTCTGGAGGAGGAGCATCCTTCAACTTCTCCCTGACTGcagaacattctggaaacttCTCCTGTGAGGCCAGCAATGGCGAGGGTGCCCAACGAAGTGAGGTGGTGGCGCTCAACTTAACAG GTCTCTCCTTGGTGCCTACTGAGAATGGAATCAGCCACCTCTCCTTAGGACTCActgggtggctggctggctgtctcGGCCCCATCACCATGGCCCTAATATTTTGCTACTGGATCAAGAGAAAAATAG GAAGACAGTCAGAGGATCCACTCAG GAGCCCTCCTCAGACTGTGCTCCAAGAACCCACCTACCCTAACTTGCCCGACCCAAGGCAGCCAGAGCCCCTGTATGAGAACG TGAACGTTGTAAGTGGCGATGACGTTTATTCTCTGGTGTACCACACTCAGCAGGTGCTGGAACCAGCAGCCG CTCAGCATGTGAGGACACATGGAGCGAGTGAG ACTTACCCTCCGTCTTCTCTTCTTTGGTCCTTTCAGGTCTCCTCTGGAATCTATTCTAAGCCAAGGATAAACATTGGGTATATGGACTATGAAGACACCATGTAG
- the LOC110320657 gene encoding Fc receptor-like protein 1 isoform X1: MPPWFLLLICGAAQFSVNNIVFSLQLDEMLALPCEPAGISDVSLKTRPPGGWVMEGNKLVLICSVDRVNGNITYLWYRGALGFHLETKTQPALTAEFEISEMKQSDADQYYCAANDGQGPVPSELVSIHVRVPVSRPVLTFGDSGTQAVLGDLVELHCKAPRGSPPIFYQFYHESTILGNSSAPSGGGASFNFSLTAEHSGNFSCEASNGEGAQRSEVVALNLTGLSLVPTENGISHLSLGLTGWLAGCLGPITMALIFCYWIKRKIGRQSEDPLRSPPQTVLQEPTYPNLPDPRQPEPLYENVNVVSGDDVYSLVYHTQQVLEPAAAQHVRTHGASETYPPSSLLWSFQVSSGIYSKPRINIGYMDYEDTM; the protein is encoded by the exons GAATCTCTGATGTGAGCTTGAAGACACGGCCCCCAGGAGGATGGGTGATGGAGGGAAACAAGCTGGTCCTCATCTGCTCGGTTGATAGAGTCAATGGGAATATAACTTACCTCTGGTACAGAGGGGCCCTGGGTTTCCATCTGGAAACAAAGACACAGCCTGCACTAACAGCAGAGTTTGAGATCAGTGAAATGAAGCAGAGCGATGCTGATCAGTATTACTGTGCGGCTAACGATGGCCAAGGCCCTGTCCCCAGTGAGCTGGTGAGCATTCACGTCAGAG TTCCAGTGTCTCGCCCTGTCCTGACGTTTGGGGACTCTGGAACCCAGGCTGTGCTAGGGGACCTAGTAGAGCTTCACTGTAAGGCCCCAAGAGGCTCACCCCCAATCTTCTACCAGTTTTATCATGAAAGCACCATTCTGGGGAACAGTTCAGCCCCCTCTGGAGGAGGAGCATCCTTCAACTTCTCCCTGACTGcagaacattctggaaacttCTCCTGTGAGGCCAGCAATGGCGAGGGTGCCCAACGAAGTGAGGTGGTGGCGCTCAACTTAACAG GTCTCTCCTTGGTGCCTACTGAGAATGGAATCAGCCACCTCTCCTTAGGACTCActgggtggctggctggctgtctcGGCCCCATCACCATGGCCCTAATATTTTGCTACTGGATCAAGAGAAAAATAG GAAGACAGTCAGAGGATCCACTCAG GAGCCCTCCTCAGACTGTGCTCCAAGAACCCACCTACCCTAACTTGCCCGACCCAAGGCAGCCAGAGCCCCTGTATGAGAACG TGAACGTTGTAAGTGGCGATGACGTTTATTCTCTGGTGTACCACACTCAGCAGGTGCTGGAACCAGCAGCCG CTCAGCATGTGAGGACACATGGAGCGAGTGAG ACTTACCCTCCGTCTTCTCTTCTTTGGTCCTTTCAGGTCTCCTCTGGAATCTATTCTAAGCCAAGGATAAACATTGGGTATATGGACTATGAAGACACCATGTAG
- the LOC110320657 gene encoding Fc receptor-like protein 1 isoform X3: MPPWFLLLICALPCEPAGISDVSLKTRPPGGWVMEGNKLVLICSVDRVNGNITYLWYRGALGFHLETKTQPALTAEFEISEMKQSDADQYYCAANDGQGPVPSELVSIHVRVPVSRPVLTFGDSGTQAVLGDLVELHCKAPRGSPPIFYQFYHESTILGNSSAPSGGGASFNFSLTAEHSGNFSCEASNGEGAQRSEVVALNLTGRQSEDPLRSPPQTVLQEPTYPNLPDPRQPEPLYENVNVVSGDDVYSLVYHTQQVLEPAAAQHVRTHGASETYPPSSLLWSFQVSSGIYSKPRINIGYMDYEDTM; the protein is encoded by the exons GAATCTCTGATGTGAGCTTGAAGACACGGCCCCCAGGAGGATGGGTGATGGAGGGAAACAAGCTGGTCCTCATCTGCTCGGTTGATAGAGTCAATGGGAATATAACTTACCTCTGGTACAGAGGGGCCCTGGGTTTCCATCTGGAAACAAAGACACAGCCTGCACTAACAGCAGAGTTTGAGATCAGTGAAATGAAGCAGAGCGATGCTGATCAGTATTACTGTGCGGCTAACGATGGCCAAGGCCCTGTCCCCAGTGAGCTGGTGAGCATTCACGTCAGAG TTCCAGTGTCTCGCCCTGTCCTGACGTTTGGGGACTCTGGAACCCAGGCTGTGCTAGGGGACCTAGTAGAGCTTCACTGTAAGGCCCCAAGAGGCTCACCCCCAATCTTCTACCAGTTTTATCATGAAAGCACCATTCTGGGGAACAGTTCAGCCCCCTCTGGAGGAGGAGCATCCTTCAACTTCTCCCTGACTGcagaacattctggaaacttCTCCTGTGAGGCCAGCAATGGCGAGGGTGCCCAACGAAGTGAGGTGGTGGCGCTCAACTTAACAG GAAGACAGTCAGAGGATCCACTCAG GAGCCCTCCTCAGACTGTGCTCCAAGAACCCACCTACCCTAACTTGCCCGACCCAAGGCAGCCAGAGCCCCTGTATGAGAACG TGAACGTTGTAAGTGGCGATGACGTTTATTCTCTGGTGTACCACACTCAGCAGGTGCTGGAACCAGCAGCCG CTCAGCATGTGAGGACACATGGAGCGAGTGAG ACTTACCCTCCGTCTTCTCTTCTTTGGTCCTTTCAGGTCTCCTCTGGAATCTATTCTAAGCCAAGGATAAACATTGGGTATATGGACTATGAAGACACCATGTAG